One stretch of Ammospiza nelsoni isolate bAmmNel1 chromosome 21, bAmmNel1.pri, whole genome shotgun sequence DNA includes these proteins:
- the LOC132082553 gene encoding protein spinster homolog 3-like isoform X2, translating to MLAAPIFGYLGDRYNRKIILGAGIFFWSGVTLGSSFITQSHYRIFVLSRGLVGIGSASYSTIAPTIIADLFEEGERTTVLSIFYIFIPVGSGCGYMLAAGMAKSTGDWHWAFRVTPCMGGLALLLLILLVPHKIQRKTAAHRALSISGMIGGADEKPDVYRATRTSWCQDVGSLVKNCSFVCSSLGLTAMAFVTGALGMWMPLFLYRAQVVQGLVPPCLQDSCNSSNSLIFGGITIGTGILGIIAGAEAARHLRKINNKADPLICATSMFLSALCLYIALMVAQTNILSTFIFIAFGELFLSVNWAVVTDILLYVVAPRRQSTAIALQILVSHLLGDAGSPYLIGAISNAIQARNVPSLQWSFRSMQYSFVTCAFVGVFGGGFFLLTSFYVEEDRKEAQRL from the exons ATGCTGGCTGCCCCCATTTTTGGGTACCTGGGAGATCGCTACAACAGGAAGATCATCCTTGGAGCTGGGATTTTCTTCTGGTCTGGTGTGACCTTGGGGAGCTCGTTCATCACTCAGTCA cattACAGGATATTTGTTCTTTCACGAGGACTGGTTGGCATTGGCTCTGCCAGTTACTCCACCATAGCACCTACCATCATTGCAGACTTGTTTGAGGAAGGAGAAAGGACCACAGTGTTATCTATCTTCTACATCTTCATTCCAGTGGGCAG TGGCTGTGGTTATATGCTGGCAGCTGGCATGGCAAAAAGCACAGGAGACTGGCACTGGGCATTCAGG GTAACTCCTTGCATGGGAGGACTGGCACTGCTTCTCCTGATTCTACTGGTCCCTCACAAGATCCAGAGAAAGACAGCagcccacagagccctgagcaTCTCTGGCATGATAGGAGGAGCAGATGAGAAGCCAGATGTCTACAGAGCTACCAGGACTAGTTGGTGTCAAGATGTGGGGTCACTTGTCAAGAA CTGTAGTTTTGTCTGTTCCTCACTGGGTCTGACTGCCATGGCCTTTGTCACTGGAGCCCTGGGAATGTGGATGCCACTGTTTCTGTACAGAGCTCAGGTTGTCCAGGGCCTTGTCCCACCATGCCTGCAGGACTCCTGCAATTCATCTAACAG CCTAATATTTGGAGGCATCACCATTGGGACAGGAATCCTGGGTATTATTGCTGGGGCAGAAGCTGCAAGACATTTAAGGAAGATAAACAACAAAGCTGATCCTCTGATCTGTGCCACGAGCATGTTCCTTTCTGCCCTGTGCCTCTACATAGCTCTGATGGTGGCCCAGACAAACATCCTTTCCACTTTT atttttattgcatttgGAGAACTGTTTTTGTCTGTAAACTGGGCTGTTGTGACAGATATACTGCTG TACGTGGTGGCACCGAGGCGACAATCCACAGCCATTGCCCTGCAGATTTTGGTCAGCCATTTGCTGGGAGATGCAGGCAGCCCATACCTCATTGGAGCT ATCTCCAATGCCATCCAGGCCAGGAACGTGCCCTCGCTGCAGTGGAGTTTCAGGAGCATGCAGTACAGCTTTGTCACCTGTGCCTTTGTGGGGGTCTTTGGAggaggatttttcctcctgacatCTTTCTACGTCGAGGAAGATCGGAAAGAAGCACAGAGGCTCTGA
- the LOC132082553 gene encoding protein spinster homolog 3-like isoform X1 — protein MQPPCEHEDTNLLLQPLLEGQSYGAAAADGTQCPSVAVPRNSPAKRDCLVVAVLCFGNLINFIDWFIVPGILLDIQKYFGLSDGKTGLLQTVFTLCYMLAAPIFGYLGDRYNRKIILGAGIFFWSGVTLGSSFITQSHYRIFVLSRGLVGIGSASYSTIAPTIIADLFEEGERTTVLSIFYIFIPVGSGCGYMLAAGMAKSTGDWHWAFRVTPCMGGLALLLLILLVPHKIQRKTAAHRALSISGMIGGADEKPDVYRATRTSWCQDVGSLVKNCSFVCSSLGLTAMAFVTGALGMWMPLFLYRAQVVQGLVPPCLQDSCNSSNSLIFGGITIGTGILGIIAGAEAARHLRKINNKADPLICATSMFLSALCLYIALMVAQTNILSTFIFIAFGELFLSVNWAVVTDILLYVVAPRRQSTAIALQILVSHLLGDAGSPYLIGAISNAIQARNVPSLQWSFRSMQYSFVTCAFVGVFGGGFFLLTSFYVEEDRKEAQRL, from the exons ATGCAACCCCCCTGTGAGCATGAAGACACaaacctgctgctccagccactgTTGGAGGGACAGAGttatggagctgctgcagcagatggGACCCAGTGTCCATCAGTGGCTGTGCCAAGGAACAGCCCAGCAAAGAGGGATTGCCTGGttgttgctgtgctgtgctttgggaaTTTGATAAATTTCATTGATTGGTTCATTGTGCCAG GGATCCTGTTGGATATACAGAAATACTTTGGGCTCAGTGATGGGAAGACAGGTCTACTGCAGACAG TGTTCACCTTGTGTTACATGCTGGCTGCCCCCATTTTTGGGTACCTGGGAGATCGCTACAACAGGAAGATCATCCTTGGAGCTGGGATTTTCTTCTGGTCTGGTGTGACCTTGGGGAGCTCGTTCATCACTCAGTCA cattACAGGATATTTGTTCTTTCACGAGGACTGGTTGGCATTGGCTCTGCCAGTTACTCCACCATAGCACCTACCATCATTGCAGACTTGTTTGAGGAAGGAGAAAGGACCACAGTGTTATCTATCTTCTACATCTTCATTCCAGTGGGCAG TGGCTGTGGTTATATGCTGGCAGCTGGCATGGCAAAAAGCACAGGAGACTGGCACTGGGCATTCAGG GTAACTCCTTGCATGGGAGGACTGGCACTGCTTCTCCTGATTCTACTGGTCCCTCACAAGATCCAGAGAAAGACAGCagcccacagagccctgagcaTCTCTGGCATGATAGGAGGAGCAGATGAGAAGCCAGATGTCTACAGAGCTACCAGGACTAGTTGGTGTCAAGATGTGGGGTCACTTGTCAAGAA CTGTAGTTTTGTCTGTTCCTCACTGGGTCTGACTGCCATGGCCTTTGTCACTGGAGCCCTGGGAATGTGGATGCCACTGTTTCTGTACAGAGCTCAGGTTGTCCAGGGCCTTGTCCCACCATGCCTGCAGGACTCCTGCAATTCATCTAACAG CCTAATATTTGGAGGCATCACCATTGGGACAGGAATCCTGGGTATTATTGCTGGGGCAGAAGCTGCAAGACATTTAAGGAAGATAAACAACAAAGCTGATCCTCTGATCTGTGCCACGAGCATGTTCCTTTCTGCCCTGTGCCTCTACATAGCTCTGATGGTGGCCCAGACAAACATCCTTTCCACTTTT atttttattgcatttgGAGAACTGTTTTTGTCTGTAAACTGGGCTGTTGTGACAGATATACTGCTG TACGTGGTGGCACCGAGGCGACAATCCACAGCCATTGCCCTGCAGATTTTGGTCAGCCATTTGCTGGGAGATGCAGGCAGCCCATACCTCATTGGAGCT ATCTCCAATGCCATCCAGGCCAGGAACGTGCCCTCGCTGCAGTGGAGTTTCAGGAGCATGCAGTACAGCTTTGTCACCTGTGCCTTTGTGGGGGTCTTTGGAggaggatttttcctcctgacatCTTTCTACGTCGAGGAAGATCGGAAAGAAGCACAGAGGCTCTGA